The following are encoded together in the Fundidesulfovibrio putealis DSM 16056 genome:
- a CDS encoding amphi-Trp domain-containing protein, protein MSKSSISLKGSMDPQSLAQLLEDMAKSVKAGTVCLQKGGEFVTLKTSGPMDFTIEAAVKKGKQKLEIAVKWEERAEMAAPDEITISAVEPESPPCDPEVVEIIEVVEVPCDVAPFAQENAGTETAAEPLVGEVKEGKKSKKK, encoded by the coding sequence ATGAGCAAGTCGAGCATTTCCCTGAAAGGAAGCATGGACCCCCAATCCCTGGCGCAGCTTCTCGAAGACATGGCCAAGAGCGTCAAGGCCGGGACCGTCTGCCTGCAGAAAGGCGGCGAGTTCGTCACCCTCAAGACCTCCGGCCCCATGGACTTCACCATCGAAGCTGCGGTCAAGAAGGGCAAGCAGAAGCTGGAAATCGCCGTGAAGTGGGAAGAGCGCGCCGAAATGGCCGCCCCTGACGAGATCACCATCTCCGCCGTCGAGCCCGAGTCGCCGCCCTGCGATCCCGAAGTGGTTGAAATTATCGAGGTGGTCGAAGTCCCGTGCGATGTCGCCCCCTTTGCCCAGGAGAACGCCGGGACTGAAACCGCTGCCGAACCCCTGGTCGGCGAGGTGAAGGAAGGCAAGAAGAGCAAAAAGAAATAG
- a CDS encoding RT0821/Lpp0805 family surface protein: MQHVARLVLFAFCIQFLAACADDGTIRKRDVGMVVGGAGGAVAGQAIGGSDPTARVLGTLLGVVVGAAVGGYLGSLWDDYDRKQAAYALENTRDNRPVTWRNPNTNSENTFTPTRTYETGNTPCREFTSTIYIDGKKEVGKGTACRQPDGTWRINN; this comes from the coding sequence ATGCAGCATGTGGCCAGGTTAGTTCTTTTTGCATTCTGTATACAGTTTCTGGCGGCGTGCGCCGACGACGGAACCATCCGCAAGCGCGACGTGGGCATGGTGGTGGGCGGAGCAGGCGGAGCCGTGGCCGGACAGGCCATCGGCGGCAGCGATCCCACGGCCAGGGTGTTGGGCACGCTCCTGGGCGTTGTCGTAGGCGCGGCAGTGGGCGGCTACCTGGGCAGCCTCTGGGACGACTACGACCGCAAGCAGGCGGCCTACGCCCTGGAGAACACCCGCGACAACAGGCCCGTCACCTGGCGCAACCCCAACACCAACAGCGAAAACACTTTCACACCGACCCGCACCTACGAGACCGGCAACACCCCCTGCCGCGAGTTCACTTCGACCATCTACATCGATGGCAAGAAGGAAGTCGGCAAGGGCACGGCCTGCCGCCAGCCCGACGGCACCTGGCGCATCAACAACTAG
- a CDS encoding PilZ domain-containing protein — MFQLEIQQDRERSHHHFLSLRSCSKDAMVLTSATPFFMVRESWEKKVFLFRFLLQTDPAKPPLLHKFRSRILQAGKDRKTITVAVPRDIIALEQRRNVRIKPHRKHLPSLVLWGVHRNQDDTRKVSLHHHVILDLPASADETHKAVRNISAGGVRLSLAPRVLAQNKDWLETGRKVIVQLVFSGSAFDKQTKHMFVAKVCNCRTEGTSRPELGIQFLAARMAGPKPFWKPLDKNGCELLARVIHSMQVEYYSQAKQRLAEREGSLRVETDDTARPRKSA; from the coding sequence GTGTTCCAGCTGGAAATCCAGCAGGACAGGGAACGCAGCCACCACCACTTCCTGAGCCTCAGATCATGCAGCAAGGACGCAATGGTCCTGACCAGCGCTACGCCGTTTTTCATGGTGAGGGAAAGCTGGGAGAAAAAGGTCTTCCTGTTCCGCTTCCTGCTCCAGACCGACCCGGCCAAACCGCCGCTGCTGCACAAGTTCCGCAGCCGCATCCTCCAGGCGGGAAAAGACAGGAAGACCATCACGGTGGCGGTGCCCCGGGACATCATCGCCCTGGAACAACGCCGCAACGTCCGCATCAAGCCGCACCGCAAGCACCTGCCCTCGCTGGTCCTGTGGGGAGTCCACAGGAACCAGGACGACACCCGGAAGGTCTCGCTGCACCATCACGTGATCCTGGACCTGCCCGCCTCCGCCGATGAGACCCACAAGGCCGTCCGCAACATCTCCGCAGGAGGCGTGCGGCTTTCCCTCGCGCCGCGCGTGTTGGCCCAGAACAAGGATTGGCTGGAGACCGGGCGCAAGGTCATCGTGCAGCTGGTGTTTTCCGGCAGCGCCTTCGACAAGCAAACCAAGCACATGTTCGTTGCCAAAGTCTGCAACTGCCGCACGGAAGGGACCTCGCGCCCTGAACTTGGCATCCAGTTTCTGGCCGCGCGCATGGCCGGCCCCAAACCCTTCTGGAAGCCGCTCGACAAGAACGGCTGCGAGCTCCTGGCGCGGGTCATTCACTCCATGCAGGTGGAATACTACTCCCAGGCCAAGCAGCGCCTGGCCGAACGCGAAGGCAGCCTGCGCGTCGAAACCGATGACACTGCCCGCCCGAGGAAAAGCGCCTGA
- the rimO gene encoding 30S ribosomal protein S12 methylthiotransferase RimO has product MTTPIHTISLGCPKNLVDSEYLLGGLPGIAKPVDRPEDAQVVLVNTCGFIRPAVEESLAEILDAAKAIRDISPKPLLVVAGCLVSRYGEDLKAGLPEVDLWLSTHELPDWPAKIALAMGRAANAAPSRIFSSPPGYAYLKISEGCRHACRFCTIPSIRGKLKSRPVAELTAEARQVLASGRKELILVAQDLTAYGQDFADPSSLRELLENLLPLSGLERLRLLYLYPAGLTPELLDFMASAGAPLLPYFDIPLQHAHPDILKSMGRPFAKDPRRVIDLVRSRFPEAAMRTSLIVGYPGEKPAHFNYLLNFIREVRFQHLGVFAFQAEEGTPAASMPGQVGPKTRQKRREAIMAAQAEISEEWLSGFEGRTMDVLVDAPHPEWPGLHVGRTWFQSPEIDGVTYVSGPGVKPGAMVKAVIEETKIYDLVGLVG; this is encoded by the coding sequence TTGACAACCCCCATACACACCATTTCCCTGGGCTGCCCCAAGAATCTGGTTGATTCCGAGTACCTGCTGGGCGGACTGCCCGGCATAGCCAAACCCGTGGACCGGCCCGAGGACGCGCAGGTGGTCCTGGTGAACACCTGCGGCTTCATCCGCCCCGCCGTGGAGGAGTCCCTGGCCGAGATCCTGGACGCCGCCAAGGCCATCCGCGACATATCCCCCAAGCCGCTGCTGGTGGTGGCCGGATGCCTGGTGAGCCGCTATGGCGAGGACCTCAAGGCAGGCTTGCCCGAGGTGGACCTGTGGCTCTCCACCCACGAGCTGCCCGACTGGCCCGCCAAGATCGCCCTGGCCATGGGCCGCGCAGCCAACGCCGCCCCCTCGCGCATCTTCTCAAGCCCGCCCGGCTACGCCTATCTCAAGATCAGCGAAGGCTGCCGCCACGCCTGCCGCTTCTGCACCATTCCCTCCATCCGGGGAAAACTGAAAAGCCGACCCGTGGCCGAGCTGACCGCCGAAGCCAGGCAGGTGCTGGCCTCCGGGCGCAAAGAACTGATCCTCGTGGCCCAGGACCTGACCGCCTACGGCCAGGACTTCGCCGACCCCTCCAGCCTTCGCGAGCTCCTGGAGAACCTGCTGCCGCTCTCCGGCCTTGAGCGCCTGCGCCTGCTCTATCTCTACCCCGCCGGGCTCACCCCGGAGCTTCTGGACTTCATGGCCTCGGCTGGCGCGCCGCTGCTCCCTTATTTCGACATCCCGCTCCAGCACGCCCACCCGGATATCCTCAAGTCCATGGGGCGCCCCTTCGCCAAGGACCCGCGCCGCGTGATCGACCTCGTACGCTCGCGCTTCCCCGAAGCGGCCATGCGCACCAGCCTCATCGTCGGCTATCCCGGCGAGAAGCCCGCGCATTTCAATTATCTGCTGAACTTCATCCGCGAGGTGCGCTTCCAGCACCTGGGCGTGTTCGCCTTCCAGGCCGAGGAAGGCACGCCCGCCGCGTCCATGCCCGGGCAGGTCGGCCCCAAGACCCGCCAGAAGCGGCGCGAGGCCATCATGGCCGCACAGGCCGAGATCTCCGAGGAGTGGCTCTCCGGTTTCGAGGGGCGCACCATGGACGTGCTGGTGGATGCGCCGCACCCCGAATGGCCCGGACTGCACGTGGGGCGCACCTGGTTCCAGTCGCCTGAGATCGACGGCGTCACCTACGTGTCCGGACCCGGCGTCAAGCCTGGAGCCATGGTCAAGGCCGTGATCGAGGAGACGAAAATCTACGATCTGGTGGGGTTGGTCGGATAA
- a CDS encoding XTP/dITP diphosphatase, giving the protein MTKVVLATRNQGKVRELQAMLEGQNIEVLGLDQFPWIGEVEETGATFEDNARLKAVAVSEATGLIALADDSGLVVDALEGEPGVRSARYAGDNATDADNNAKLLEAMKDVPDDKRACKFISALVVHAPDGHELVFHGVWFGRVAHEPSGTGGFGYDPLFFDPELKLSAAAMTPEQKNERSHRGRALREMMKYFPGFVETVEREAAMTPEQRILRDTYFGVKGWLKALCMLMMGGIPIFAAMLVSRNLRFIEALEAPGGPPRELAAAVATGLTLQNVLAVSVGFLIFWAGLSLYRRKKGALMFAKLAWMSAPLACVVEYVAAQFLNYTPEVLQMAEMAMIANALPVFVVSSACIIYLTFSRRVKATCMNDGV; this is encoded by the coding sequence GTGACGAAGGTCGTACTGGCCACGCGCAACCAGGGCAAGGTGCGCGAGCTTCAGGCAATGTTGGAAGGCCAGAACATCGAGGTGCTCGGCCTCGACCAGTTTCCCTGGATCGGGGAGGTCGAGGAAACGGGCGCAACCTTCGAGGACAACGCCCGGCTGAAGGCCGTGGCCGTGAGCGAGGCCACCGGGCTCATCGCCCTGGCCGACGACTCCGGCCTGGTGGTGGACGCCCTGGAGGGCGAGCCCGGCGTGCGCTCGGCCCGCTACGCGGGCGACAACGCCACGGACGCGGACAACAACGCCAAGCTGCTCGAAGCCATGAAGGACGTCCCCGACGACAAGCGCGCCTGCAAATTCATCTCGGCCCTGGTGGTCCACGCCCCGGACGGGCACGAGCTGGTCTTCCACGGCGTCTGGTTCGGGCGCGTGGCGCACGAGCCCTCGGGAACGGGCGGCTTCGGCTACGACCCCCTCTTTTTCGACCCGGAACTGAAGCTCTCCGCCGCCGCAATGACCCCGGAGCAGAAGAACGAGCGCAGCCACCGGGGCCGGGCGCTTCGCGAGATGATGAAATATTTCCCCGGCTTCGTCGAGACCGTGGAACGCGAGGCGGCCATGACCCCGGAACAGCGCATCCTGCGCGACACCTACTTCGGGGTGAAGGGCTGGCTGAAGGCCCTGTGCATGCTCATGATGGGCGGCATTCCGATATTTGCGGCCATGCTGGTTTCTCGCAACCTGCGCTTCATCGAGGCGCTGGAGGCTCCCGGCGGACCTCCGCGCGAGCTGGCCGCAGCCGTGGCCACCGGGCTCACGCTCCAGAACGTGCTGGCCGTGTCCGTGGGTTTTCTGATCTTCTGGGCGGGCCTTAGCCTGTACCGCCGCAAGAAAGGCGCGCTGATGTTCGCCAAGCTGGCCTGGATGTCCGCGCCGCTTGCCTGCGTGGTGGAATACGTGGCCGCCCAGTTCCTGAACTACACCCCCGAGGTGCTCCAGATGGCCGAGATGGCCATGATCGCCAACGCCCTGCCGGTGTTCGTGGTGTCCTCGGCGTGCATCATCTACCTGACGTTCTCGCGGCGGGTGAAGGCCACCTGCATGAACGACGGGGTCTGA
- a CDS encoding two-component system sensor histidine kinase NtrB, translating into MNDAPPRPQDAACALDLAQERTLLSSVIDQIPDDIVILDGKSCVIDVNRAVMDRLGGQRRDYLGKPCWEALAGFKGICEPEGDVSLWENVRKSGRSEQVHTVVDDKGRLQYFRVYIYPVLGTDGALANVVVLRRDITQGTYMERRLQQSEKLAAVGELSTYVAHEIRNPLFAIAGFANSLLRSGSLDEKARTKVSIILEESNRLDKILKSLLNFARPTQGLKGQVDLCETARQTMDLMALGCQKQGIEVSVEIAPGLPMAKGDPELFKQCIINMVKNSMEAMPDGGSLALRCFMRGDSLVLELADTGRGIPPENLDQVFNPFFSTKDKGSGLGLAMTKKILDEVGGSVELESELGKGTQVRLVLAPLMAAEETGIEGQAAPRHDSLWIRGADGSGDTSGNNQDGKEGV; encoded by the coding sequence ATGAACGATGCTCCTCCCCGCCCCCAGGACGCCGCCTGCGCTCTCGATCTGGCCCAGGAGCGCACGCTGCTTTCCTCCGTGATCGACCAGATACCAGACGACATCGTCATTCTCGACGGCAAGTCCTGCGTGATCGACGTCAACCGCGCGGTGATGGACCGCCTTGGAGGCCAGCGCAGGGACTACCTGGGCAAGCCCTGCTGGGAGGCCCTGGCCGGGTTCAAGGGCATCTGCGAGCCCGAAGGCGACGTGAGCCTGTGGGAGAACGTGCGCAAGTCAGGCCGCAGCGAGCAGGTTCACACGGTGGTGGACGACAAGGGCCGCCTGCAATATTTCCGGGTGTACATCTACCCGGTGCTGGGCACGGACGGCGCGCTGGCCAACGTGGTGGTGCTGCGCCGCGACATCACCCAGGGCACCTACATGGAGCGCCGCCTGCAACAGTCGGAGAAGCTGGCCGCCGTGGGGGAATTGTCCACCTACGTGGCCCACGAGATCAGGAACCCGCTGTTCGCCATCGCCGGGTTCGCCAATTCGCTCCTGCGCTCCGGCTCCCTGGACGAGAAGGCCCGCACCAAGGTCTCCATCATCCTGGAGGAGTCCAACCGCCTGGACAAGATACTGAAGAGCCTGCTCAACTTCGCGCGCCCCACCCAGGGCCTGAAGGGGCAGGTGGACCTGTGCGAGACCGCCCGCCAGACCATGGATCTCATGGCCCTGGGTTGCCAGAAGCAGGGCATCGAGGTCAGCGTGGAGATCGCCCCGGGCCTGCCCATGGCCAAGGGCGACCCGGAGCTTTTCAAGCAGTGCATCATCAACATGGTCAAGAACTCCATGGAGGCCATGCCGGACGGCGGAAGCCTCGCGCTTCGCTGCTTCATGCGCGGCGACAGCCTGGTGCTGGAACTGGCCGACACGGGCCGGGGCATCCCCCCCGAGAACCTGGATCAGGTGTTTAATCCGTTCTTCTCCACCAAGGACAAGGGCTCTGGTCTTGGCTTGGCCATGACCAAGAAGATCCTGGACGAGGTGGGAGGTTCGGTGGAGTTGGAGAGCGAGCTTGGCAAGGGCACCCAAGTGCGGCTGGTGCTCGCGCCGCTCATGGCGGCGGAGGAGACCGGGATCGAGGGTCAGGCCGCCCCGAGGCACGACTCCCTGTGGATACGGGGAGCGGACGGTTCGGGGGATACGTCAGGGAATAATCAAGACGGCAAGGAAGGTGTATAA
- a CDS encoding DUF2156 domain-containing protein has product MTKAYMPLSLDGQAEYLARLSKCPQKVSDYSFANLWGWCEEYGLEWSFGDSHVWLRQTRPDTVYWAPVGPWDSVDWSRCPTLAGGGSFIRVPERLAQIWQETLPGQVQSQDAREHWDYVYSVQELTKLSGNRFHKKKNLLSQFMKTYDYDYHPLTADCIEEVLQMQLEWCQWREAECDATLVAENRAIARVVKDWDRLPNLLGGAIRVEGRMIAYTVAEALDDSMLVIHFEKGHTGFKGVYQAVNQMFMEQQGQDFEFVNREQDLGDEGLRKAKMSYNPTGFLKKCSVAISARS; this is encoded by the coding sequence GTGACTAAAGCATATATGCCTCTCTCGCTGGACGGCCAGGCCGAGTACCTTGCCCGGCTGTCCAAATGCCCGCAGAAAGTGTCCGACTACTCCTTCGCCAACCTGTGGGGCTGGTGCGAGGAATACGGCCTGGAGTGGTCCTTCGGCGACTCCCACGTCTGGCTGCGCCAGACCCGTCCCGACACCGTCTACTGGGCCCCCGTCGGCCCGTGGGACTCCGTGGACTGGAGCCGCTGCCCCACCCTGGCCGGGGGCGGGTCCTTCATCCGCGTGCCGGAGCGCCTCGCTCAGATCTGGCAGGAAACGCTTCCGGGCCAGGTGCAGTCCCAGGACGCCCGCGAACACTGGGACTACGTCTACTCCGTTCAGGAGCTGACCAAACTGTCCGGCAACCGCTTCCACAAGAAGAAGAACCTGCTGTCGCAGTTCATGAAAACCTACGACTACGACTACCACCCCCTCACCGCCGACTGCATCGAGGAAGTGCTCCAGATGCAGCTGGAATGGTGCCAGTGGCGCGAGGCCGAGTGCGACGCCACCCTGGTGGCCGAGAACCGGGCCATCGCCCGCGTGGTGAAGGACTGGGACCGTTTGCCCAACCTCCTGGGAGGAGCCATCCGCGTGGAAGGGCGCATGATCGCCTATACCGTGGCCGAGGCCCTGGACGACTCCATGCTGGTGATCCACTTCGAGAAGGGCCACACCGGCTTCAAAGGCGTGTACCAGGCCGTGAACCAGATGTTCATGGAGCAGCAGGGCCAGGACTTCGAGTTCGTGAACCGCGAACAGGACTTGGGCGACGAGGGGCTGCGCAAGGCCAAGATGAGCTACAATCCGACGGGGTTTCTGAAAAAGTGCAGTGTCGCTATTTCCGCGCGATCATGA
- the glmS gene encoding glutamine--fructose-6-phosphate transaminase (isomerizing), with protein MCGIIGYSGHRPAVPVIIEGLRRLEYRGYDSAGVAYIQHRELTVVRAEGKLVNLENKLAESPTHTATSGMGHTRWATHGLPVERNAHPHRDASGKIALVHNGIIENYQELREELKAKGIAFTSETDTEVLAQLVGLYLAETKKLDQAMSKALSRVDGSYAVCVVSLDHPGIIYAARKSSPLVMGVGVGENFVASDIPAFLPYTREVVFLEDGEMVRIDANSWQVMDAATLEPVAKTPQHIAWDVQAAQKGGYKHFMLKEIFEQPRVITDCLTGRVDHKSGKANLTELAGVPVPERLTIVACGTSYHAGLWGMYLLETWAKIPTRVEIASEFRYRDPIMGPGDTVLAISQSGETADTLAGMRLARERGATVIGLCNVVGSTVSRESDHVIYTQAGPEMSVASTKAMCSQLTLLTLLALHWGQEKGVLPPDVRANCLKALTHLPDILASELPRMRSRAAELARAYSEARSFLYLGRGACFPLALEGALKLKEISYIHAEGYASGEMKHGPIALIDPKFPTFALAPCDELYPKVKSNLEEVQARGGKVIALTRAGADLHVDHAWEVPEVWGPMNTFMLLPALQLFAYEMADYLGKDVDQPRNLAKSVTVE; from the coding sequence ATGTGCGGCATAATCGGTTATAGCGGCCACCGCCCCGCCGTCCCCGTGATCATCGAGGGCCTCAGGCGTCTTGAGTACAGGGGCTACGACTCCGCTGGGGTCGCCTACATCCAGCACCGCGAGCTGACCGTGGTGCGCGCCGAGGGCAAGCTGGTCAACCTGGAGAACAAGCTGGCCGAGTCGCCGACCCATACCGCCACCTCCGGCATGGGCCACACCCGCTGGGCCACCCACGGCCTGCCCGTGGAGCGCAACGCCCACCCCCACCGCGACGCCTCCGGCAAGATCGCCCTGGTGCACAACGGCATCATCGAGAACTACCAGGAGCTGCGCGAGGAACTCAAAGCCAAGGGCATCGCCTTCACCTCCGAGACCGACACCGAAGTGCTGGCCCAGCTGGTGGGCCTGTACCTGGCCGAGACCAAAAAGCTCGACCAGGCCATGTCCAAGGCCCTGTCGCGCGTGGACGGCTCCTACGCCGTGTGCGTGGTGTCGCTCGATCATCCGGGCATCATCTACGCGGCGCGCAAGTCCTCGCCCCTGGTGATGGGCGTTGGCGTTGGCGAGAACTTCGTGGCCTCGGACATCCCGGCCTTCCTGCCCTACACCCGCGAGGTGGTCTTCCTGGAAGACGGCGAGATGGTGCGCATCGACGCCAACTCCTGGCAGGTGATGGACGCCGCCACCCTGGAGCCCGTTGCCAAGACGCCGCAGCACATCGCCTGGGACGTGCAGGCCGCCCAGAAGGGCGGCTACAAGCACTTCATGCTGAAAGAGATCTTCGAGCAGCCCCGCGTGATCACCGACTGCCTCACCGGACGCGTCGACCACAAGTCCGGCAAGGCCAACCTGACGGAGCTGGCCGGTGTTCCCGTTCCCGAACGCCTGACCATCGTGGCCTGCGGCACCAGCTACCACGCCGGGCTGTGGGGCATGTACCTGCTGGAGACCTGGGCCAAGATCCCCACCCGCGTGGAGATCGCCTCCGAATTCCGCTACCGCGACCCCATCATGGGCCCCGGCGACACCGTGCTGGCTATCTCCCAGTCCGGCGAGACCGCCGACACCCTGGCCGGGATGCGCCTTGCGCGCGAGCGCGGAGCCACGGTCATCGGGCTGTGCAACGTGGTCGGGTCCACGGTCTCGCGCGAGTCCGACCACGTCATCTACACCCAGGCAGGGCCGGAGATGTCCGTGGCCTCCACCAAGGCCATGTGCTCCCAGCTGACGCTTCTGACGCTCCTGGCGCTGCACTGGGGACAGGAAAAGGGCGTGCTGCCCCCGGACGTGCGCGCCAACTGCCTGAAGGCGCTCACGCACCTGCCGGACATCCTGGCCTCGGAGCTGCCGCGCATGCGTTCACGCGCCGCCGAGCTGGCCCGCGCCTATTCTGAGGCCCGGAGTTTCCTGTACCTGGGACGCGGAGCCTGCTTCCCCCTGGCCCTGGAGGGCGCGCTCAAGCTCAAGGAAATCAGCTACATCCACGCCGAGGGCTACGCCTCGGGCGAGATGAAGCACGGCCCCATCGCGCTGATCGATCCCAAATTCCCCACCTTCGCCCTGGCCCCCTGCGACGAGCTTTACCCCAAGGTGAAGTCCAACCTGGAAGAGGTGCAGGCGCGCGGCGGCAAGGTCATCGCCCTGACCCGCGCGGGCGCGGACCTGCACGTGGACCACGCCTGGGAGGTGCCCGAGGTGTGGGGCCCCATGAACACCTTCATGCTGCTGCCCGCGCTTCAGCTGTTCGCCTACGAAATGGCGGACTACCTGGGCAAGGACGTGGACCAGCCGCGAAACCTGGCCAAGTCCGTCACCGTGGAGTAG
- a CDS encoding mechanosensitive ion channel family protein, translating to MILRVLACFFLLSLVAIPAYAEDDDAWKLMLQRNYEELQYQIDYVDGVSQKLPGMVKQTRQDLAALRKKLDELMVLARVSGTSPMELRAVLAGLDILKARVDAVTQPFSKADLDMKNFQERLTELEGEFARQSTDGPSTEINKAVADFLGDLRKMKGKLGRVKTVLDQGLNPTNDLHKGIGKLSQTITERIPRAWKDYYLTPGKGFLSVAIWKEAAQRLTDLPRLIAMYTTLFDAGESSLGGVAARLLGLAALLALMAGIGLKRVEARYPGFKVTQPLGSLAWMGLGVSTLWATGGAAFVLVRAETSAVAEILLARGVLGVSWFLRRMQAGEAAPATNPVASAWWMFFLAVLLQMPWLPEALRGGVWVLALFAAGWMMRRRAAVGASASAAPEADAAAPPPQEAKAAAQADLVSRVAAAAGWIYPLLCLPALLGWVNLTLLIVIGWFLLLVFLQAGLALYGLVGRAVSRPAADLTGEAVRSFVGGLALPFTAIAMAAAFLFWLSMAMGGRSVFWSLAGADLGDGDFSLDLTRLAIIFIGFYLARAATRVADRLIAELPSRRPDLERGVLNLLETISTYVIWGLYVLISLRMVGASFTSLAVVAGGLSVGIGFGMQNIINNFISGLILLFGRSVQAGDVLQIGETWGSVQRVNIRNTVVQTFDNATLFVPNSDLITQRIINWSHKDRRVRRALEVGVVYGSDTGKVHALLLEAAKSHPNVLAQPKPTAQFTAFGDTALTFKLLFWVDDLDNAARTSSDIYMTVDRLLRENNIAASSPRKA from the coding sequence ATGATACTTCGTGTGCTTGCCTGTTTTTTTCTGCTGTCGCTTGTTGCGATTCCCGCTTACGCCGAGGACGACGACGCCTGGAAGCTGATGCTCCAGCGCAACTACGAGGAACTCCAGTACCAGATAGACTACGTGGACGGCGTGTCCCAGAAGCTGCCGGGCATGGTGAAGCAGACCCGCCAGGATCTGGCGGCGCTGCGCAAGAAGCTCGACGAACTGATGGTGCTGGCGCGCGTGTCGGGTACCAGCCCCATGGAGTTGCGGGCGGTGCTGGCCGGGCTTGACATCCTCAAGGCCCGCGTGGACGCCGTGACCCAGCCCTTCAGCAAGGCCGACCTGGACATGAAGAACTTCCAGGAGCGCCTGACCGAACTGGAGGGCGAGTTCGCCCGCCAGTCCACGGACGGCCCCTCCACGGAGATCAACAAGGCCGTGGCCGACTTCCTGGGCGACCTGCGCAAGATGAAGGGCAAGCTGGGCCGGGTGAAGACCGTGCTGGACCAGGGCCTGAACCCCACAAACGACCTGCACAAGGGCATCGGGAAGCTGTCCCAGACCATCACCGAACGCATCCCCCGAGCCTGGAAGGACTATTACCTCACTCCCGGCAAGGGCTTTCTGTCTGTTGCGATCTGGAAGGAGGCCGCTCAGCGCCTGACCGACCTGCCCAGGCTGATCGCCATGTACACCACGCTCTTCGATGCCGGGGAATCCAGCCTCGGCGGCGTGGCGGCGCGGCTTCTGGGTCTGGCGGCGCTGCTGGCCCTGATGGCGGGAATCGGGCTCAAGCGCGTTGAGGCGCGCTATCCTGGCTTCAAGGTGACGCAGCCCTTGGGGAGCCTGGCCTGGATGGGGCTTGGCGTGTCCACCCTGTGGGCCACGGGCGGCGCAGCCTTCGTGCTGGTGCGCGCCGAGACCAGCGCCGTGGCCGAGATACTCCTGGCCAGGGGCGTTCTGGGCGTATCCTGGTTTCTGCGCCGCATGCAGGCCGGGGAAGCCGCTCCGGCAACGAACCCGGTGGCCTCAGCCTGGTGGATGTTCTTCCTGGCGGTGCTGTTGCAGATGCCCTGGCTGCCGGAGGCGTTGCGCGGCGGCGTGTGGGTGCTGGCCCTGTTCGCGGCTGGCTGGATGATGCGGCGCAGGGCCGCTGTTGGCGCATCCGCCTCCGCTGCGCCTGAAGCTGACGCCGCGGCGCCGCCTCCCCAGGAAGCCAAGGCTGCGGCGCAGGCGGACCTTGTCTCCCGTGTGGCCGCGGCTGCCGGATGGATCTATCCCCTGCTGTGCCTGCCTGCGCTTCTTGGCTGGGTGAACCTGACGCTTCTTATCGTCATCGGGTGGTTTCTGCTGTTGGTTTTCCTGCAAGCCGGCCTGGCTCTGTACGGGCTGGTGGGGCGCGCGGTGTCGCGGCCCGCAGCCGATCTGACCGGGGAGGCCGTGCGCAGCTTCGTGGGCGGCCTGGCCCTGCCGTTCACGGCCATCGCCATGGCGGCTGCCTTCCTGTTCTGGCTGTCCATGGCCATGGGCGGGCGCAGCGTGTTCTGGTCCCTGGCCGGGGCGGACCTGGGCGACGGCGACTTCAGCCTGGACCTGACCCGCCTGGCGATCATCTTCATCGGGTTCTACCTGGCCCGCGCGGCGACCCGCGTGGCCGACCGCCTGATAGCCGAGCTGCCCTCGCGCCGCCCGGACCTGGAGCGCGGCGTGCTGAACCTCCTGGAGACCATTTCCACCTACGTGATCTGGGGCCTGTACGTGCTCATCAGCCTGCGCATGGTGGGCGCGAGCTTCACAAGCCTGGCGGTGGTGGCGGGCGGCCTGTCCGTGGGCATCGGCTTCGGCATGCAGAACATCATCAACAACTTCATCTCCGGGCTCATCCTGCTGTTCGGGCGTTCGGTGCAGGCCGGGGACGTGCTCCAGATCGGCGAGACCTGGGGGTCGGTGCAGCGGGTGAACATCCGCAACACCGTGGTGCAGACCTTTGACAACGCCACGCTCTTCGTGCCCAACTCGGACCTCATCACCCAGCGGATCATCAACTGGTCCCACAAGGACCGGCGCGTGCGCCGCGCCCTGGAGGTCGGCGTGGTCTACGGCTCGGACACGGGCAAGGTGCACGCCCTGCTGCTGGAGGCCGCCAAAAGCCACCCCAACGTGCTGGCCCAGCCCAAGCCCACGGCCCAGTTCACGGCGTTCGGCGACACCGCGCTCACCTTCAAGCTGCTGTTCTGGGTGGACGACCTGGACAACGCAGCGCGCACCTCCTCGGACATCTACATGACCGTGGACAGGCTGCTGCGCGAGAACAACATCGCGGCATCCTCGCCGCGCAAGGCGTGA